A region of the Ignavibacteriota bacterium genome:
TTTTTGCAATTCGTGCTTATCAGAAATTGATTTCTCCACTCTTGCCCGCCAACACATGCAGGTTTTATCCGACGTGTTCATCGTATGCATTAGAAGCGTTTCAAAAGCATAACTTCTTCAAAGCGTTTTCGTTAGCAGTAAAAAGAATATTTCGTTGTCATCCGTTGCACCCCGGAGGATACGACCCCGTCCCATGAAAAAAGTTTTTAGAAAGTAACTATGGATAGAAATACAGTCATTGCGTTTGTTCTCATCGGTATCATTTTAATGGTGTGGATGTACATCACCGCGCCGCCGC
Encoded here:
- the yidD gene encoding membrane protein insertion efficiency factor YidD, which gives rise to MIFAIRAYQKLISPLLPANTCRFYPTCSSYALEAFQKHNFFKAFSLAVKRIFRCHPLHPGGYDPVP